A genomic segment from Syngnathus scovelli strain Florida chromosome 3, RoL_Ssco_1.2, whole genome shotgun sequence encodes:
- the nono gene encoding non-POU domain-containing octamer-binding protein produces MQGNRGPQQNHGPNRHSGQGDQKKPGGNANGQEPSDTTRPNEALTLDLHSFRKPGEKTFTQRSRLFVGNLPAGVTEEDIEKLFAKYGKATEVFVNKDRGFGFIRLETRIIAEIARAELDDAPFRGRPIRVRFATHGAALSVKNLPDFVSNELLEEAFSVFGQIERAVIIVDDRGRPTGKGIVEYTSKPAARKALDKCNDGAYLLTAFPRPITVEPMEQLDDEEGLSEKLINKNQQYHKEREQPPRFAQPGSFEYEYAMRWKALMEMEKQQYEMVDRNMKEAQEKLEAEMEAARHEHQVMLMRQDLLRRQEELRRMEELHSQEVQKRKQAELRQEEERRRREEEMRLRNEEMMKRQQEGFRGSFQGESREQDMRMHMGPTGMPADSAPLMVGPGNASMPGGQGGFPRGLPGPGDYVPNKQRRF; encoded by the coding sequence atgcaaggaaACCGAGGCCCTCAACAGAACCATGGTCCAAACCGTCACTCTGGCCAGGGAGACCAGAAGAAACCTGGAGGAAATGCGAACGGCCAGGAACCGAGTGACACAACCCGCCCGAACGAGGCCCTCACACTGGACCTGCACAGCTTCAGGAAGCCTGGTGAGAAAACCTTCACCCAGCGCAGCAGGCTGTTTGTCGGAAACCTGCCTGCCGGGGTCACGGAGGAAGACATTGAAAAGTTGTTTGCAAAGTATGGCAAGGCCACTGAGGTTTTTGTCAACAAGGACCGAGGCTTCGGCTTCATCCGCCTGGAGACTAGAATTATCGCCGAGATCGCCAGAGCTGAGCTGGATGATGCCCCGTTCAGAGGTAGACCCATCCGCGTTAGGTTTGCAACACACGGTGCTGCTCTGTCTGTAAAAAATCTGCCAGACTTTGTGTCCAATGAGCTGCTGGAGGAGGCCTTCTCCGTTTTTGGGCAAATTGAGCGAGCTGTGATCATTGTGGACGACCGAGGGAGACCCACTGGAAAAGGCATCGTGGAGTACACTTCCAAACCAGCTGCAAGAAAGGCTCTGGACAAATGCAATGATGGCGCCTATCTCCTTACAGCCTTCCCTCGCCCCATCACTGTGGAGCCTATGGAGCAGCTAGATGATGAAGAGGGTCTGTCCGAGAAACTCATAAACAAGAACCAGCAGTACCATAAAGAACGCGAGCAGCCGCCACGATTCGCTCAGCCGGGTTCCTTTGAGTATGAGTACGCTATGCGCTGGAAGGCGCTGATGGAGATGGAGAAGCAACAGTACGAGATGGTGGACCGTAACATGAAAGAGGCTCAGGAGAAGCTGGAGGCTGAGATGGAGGCAGCACGACATGAGCATCAGGTGATGCTGATGAGACAAGACCTGCTGAGGCGGCAAGAGGAGTTGCGCAGGATGGAGGAGCTCCACAGCCAAGAAGTGCAGAAGCGAAAGCAGGCCGAGCTCCGGCAAGAGGAGGAACGCCGACGGAGGGAGGAGGAGATGCGCCTGCGCAATGAGGAGATGATGAAACGTCAGCAGGAGGGCTTCAGGGGCAGCTTTCAGGGAGAGAGCCGTGAGCAAGACATGAGGATGCACATGGGCCCCACTGGCATGCCGGCAGACAGCGCTCCTCTCATGGTGGGCCCGGGCAATGCCAGCATGCCTGGAGGTCAGGGGGGCTTCCCCAGAGGCCTCCCCGGACCAGGGGACTATGTACCAAACAAGCAACGCAGATTTTAA
- the pold2 gene encoding DNA polymerase delta subunit 2: MFSDLSARKDGSSLLCHPAEDLAPVFERASTAYSPCSERFGVGERSFSRQYAHIYSARLLQMRPLLTAKAQQKWGSNVLSRKLCDLQTGEQCCIVGTLFKRMDLQPSILKEISEEHNLLPQPPRVKYISDNDELILEDELQRIKLEGKIDRDRCVTGSVIAVYGAERNDGKFTVEDFCTGDLPAQTLRPALNADRFLLLVSGLGLGSSHADSMLGLQLLVDMVTGQLGDQGEQSGAATISRVLMAGNLLSPNTQDKDAATKAKYLTKKTQAGSVEAIRLLDELLLQLVASVPVDVMPGQYDPTNYTLPQQPLHRCMFPLSSVYPTLQLASNPYQATVDGVRFLGTSGQNISDIERYSSMNSHLEILEETLRLRHLAPTAPDTLGCYPFYTKDPFILEECPHVYFSGNAPTFGSKRLTGADGQEILLVTVPTFHSTQTACLVNLRTLECEPISFSAFSAGDDDDSELNISH; the protein is encoded by the exons ATGTTCTCCGACCTGAGCGCGCGGAAAGACGGCTCCTCTCTTCTGTGCCATCCTGCCGAAGACCTGGCACCCGTGTTTGAGAGAGCTTCCACGGCCTACAGTCCATGCTCGGAGCGCTTTGGAGTCGGAGAACGGAGTTTCAGTCGTCAGTATGCTCATATTTATTCAGCGCGACTCTTGCAGATGAGACCTTTACTCACGGCAAAAGCTCAACAAAAGTGGG gatCAAATGTGCTTTCCCGGAAACTCTGTGATCTTCAGACAGGTGAACagtgttgcattgtgggaacttTGTTCAAGCGTATGGACTTGCAGCCATCCATCCTAAAAGAGATAAGTGAGGAG CACAACCTATTGCCCCAGCCTCCACGAGTCAAATACATCAGTGACAATGATGAGCTGATTCTGGAGGATGAGCTGCAGAGGATCAAACTGGAGGGCAAAATTGACAGAGATAGGTGTGTCACAG gcAGTGTTATCGCTGTCTATGGAGCTGAGAGGAATGACGGGAAGTTCACAGTGGAGGACTTCTGCACAGGTGATCTCCCTGCACAGACTCTGAGACCTGCGCTTAATGCTGATAG attTTTGCTGCTCGTCTCAGGGCTGGGTCTCGGTAGTAGTCATGCAGACAGCATGCTGGGCCTACAACTGCTGGTTGACATGGTAACAGGTCAGCTCGGTGACCAGGGGGAGCAGAGCGGAGCGGCGACAATATCGAGGGTCTTGATGGCGGGAAACCTCCTCAGTCCAAACACACAGGACAAGGATGCCGCAACCAAG GCAAAGTACCTGACCAAAAAGACTCAAGCTGGCAGCGTGGAGGCCATTCGCTTGTTGGATGAGCTGCTTCTGCAGTTGGTG GCTTCTGTTCCAGTGGATGTGATGCCCGGCCAGTATGACCCCACCAACTACACACTGCCTCAGCAGCCTCTGCACCGCTGTATGTTCCCCTTGTCCTCTGTCTACCCCACACTGCAGTTGGCATCCAACCCATACCAGGCCACTGTGGATGGAGTGAG GTTCCTGGGCACCTCAGGTCAGAATATCAGTGACATTGAGCGCTACAGCAGCATGAATAGTCATCTGGAGATTCTGGAAGAAACACTCCGATTGCGACACCTTGCTCCTACAGCTCCCGATACCCTTG GTTGTTACCCGTTTTACACGAAAGATCCGTTCATCTTGGAAGAGTGCCCACATGTTTACTTCAGCGGGAACGCTCCAACGTTTGGGTCAAAGCGCCTAACAG GTGCTGATGGCCAGGAAATCCTTTTGGTGACTGTGCCAACATTTCACAGCACCCAAACAGCATGTCTTGTCAACTTACGTACTCTTGAATGCGAGCCAATCAGCTTCTCGGCCTTTTCTGCGGGTGACGACGACGACAGTGAGTTGAACATCAGCCACTGA
- the aebp1b gene encoding inactive carboxypeptidase-like protein X2 isoform X1, with translation MKSQTVLLSAALLALCCLLTPRQGESAGGIVSLMHPEGDKQEGDLLQDEPQNSEGQVESISSEATVEAGNFGRVRRAPQEGKKKKKDKKKNKEPKDPNATKKPKEKKGRKKDRQTTTTTLPPTTTASAIPTEPPTEPEPYTDYAYPDIDNDYWKPEDDYWEADPTPSRPASEVTDFPYDYWKPEEEDPEAPVTEDDFDWEPVKKDPPAPVTEDDFDWEPVKKDPPAPVTEDDFDWEPVKKDPPPPVTDTDKEYWKQEEKVPSPPVTDPEEEYWKPEEKDPSPPVTDPEEEYWKPEEKEPPVTGTDEDYWKPDENDPSPTETDDYEIFWKEVDPTPAGPKVDEKTRTDDIDYWDSTFAVPEKAPLPDGEEVSPEIKVETLPEETTNTPPFEENWYDEYDEYGMRKKEGETDDKWMEKERERARKEREREERERAQKLKEAEERARNRPRVFKEPKKCPPLGMESHRIEPDQLSASSTSQYDFAPQRARLNMQGSDDEYNSRGGAWCANSEDKVHWFEIDARIDTEFTGVITQGRDSQNESDFVTSYFLAFSNDSRDWTPIHDGYADWLFFGNSDKDTPVLNQLAEPVVARYIRIIPQSWNGTLCMRLEILGCPVPDPDTAQYRQNEVTPVDYLKFKHHSYSEMVSLMKSVNDECPQITNIYSLGRSSKGLDIMAMVISGNPTEHEIGEPEIRYTAGLHGNEAVGREMILLLMQYLCKEYRDRNPRAQRLVDGIRIHLVPSLNPDGHEEAFQAGSELSGWTTGHFTNDGFDIFQNFPDLNSILWDAEERGMVPKLFPNHHVAIPDNLLQNSTIAVETRAIISWMESHPFVLGANFQGGESFVAYPYDSLYTKKPAEDVPHSRKKRQYEEEGFDVTEWGHGYREEPDQDRGNGGYPDHEWRGHGYDQGHGYDQGHGYDHGYGQGYDHNQGYHGQGYDHGEGYDHGYDPSYHHGYDHREEEDDRERSGGYHYAESGEDLREIADESLFRWLAVSYSSTHLTMTRNYHGSCHGDVTAGVHGIINRAKWKPITGSMNDFSYLHTNCLELSIFLGCDKFPHESELQREWEKNREAMLIFMEQVHRGIRGIVKDEQGNPLANATVSVDGINHDITTTSTGDYWRLLNPGEYRVTAKAEGFSSLTKLCVVGYQSGATTCSFNLVKSNWDRIKQILALNGNKPIRLVSHGNTIVQPPVINSNGRVVNGNVGVLQNSRLSKEQLRRVRIARIRRLRQQRLMRLQSTTTTTTTLPPTTTTIPTTLGTTTPWYDSWLIEEGQSSTPGAFTDSLDYNYEYKIDAY, from the exons ATGAAAAGCCAGACTGTGCTCCTGTCTGCGGCGCTGCTGGCCCTCTGTTGCCTGCTGACCCCCAGACAAGGGGAGAGCGCTGGGGGGATTGTGTCCCTGATGCACCCTGAAGGAGACAAGCAAGAAGGGGATCTTCTTCAGGATGAGCCTCAAAATAGTGAAGGGCAAGTGGAGAGCATCAGCAGCGAGGCCACAGTAGAGGCAG GTAATTTTGGCAGAGTGAGAAGAGCACCGCAGGAgggcaaaaagaagaaaaaggacaAGAAAAAGAACAAAGAGCCAAAAGATCCCAATGCCACCAAGAAACCCAAAGAGAAGAAAGGGAGGAAGAAGGAcagacaaacaacaacaacaacgcttCCACCCACCACAACAG CTTCAGCTATCCCAACAGAACCGCCCACAGAACCTGAGCCTTACACCGACTACGCCTACCCTGACATTG ACAATGACTACTGGAAGCCAGAAGATGACTACTGGGAGGCTGATCCCACTCCATCCAGGCCAGCCTCGGAGGTCACCGATTTTCCATACGATTACTGGAAACCAGAAGAGGAAGATCCAGAGGCTCCAGTGACAGAGGATGATTTTGACTGGGAACCAGTGAAGAAAGACCCGCCTGCTCCAGTGACAGAGGATGATTTTGACTGGGAACCAGTGAAGAAAGACCCGCCTGCTCCAGTGACAGAGGATGATTTTGACTGGGAACCAGTGAAGAAAGACCCGCCTCCCCCAGTGACAGACACAGACAAAGAATACTGGAAACAAGAAGAAAAAGTCCCCTCCCCACCAGTGACGGACCCAGAAGAAGAATATTGGAAACCAGAAGAGAAAGACCCCTCTCCACCAGTGACGGACCCTGAAGAAGAATACTGGAAACCAGAAGAGAAAGAACCTCCAGTAACGGGCACAGATGAAGACTACTGGAAACCAGATGAAAACGATCCATCTCCGACTGAGACCGATGACTATGAAATCTTCTGGAAAGAGGTGGACCCAACACCCGCCGGCCCAAAGGTGGATGAGAAGACTAGGACAGATGACATTGATTACTGGGATTCCACAT TCGCGGTGCCAGAAAAAGCTCCACTCCCAGATGGTGAAGAAGTCAGCCCCGAGATCAAAGTCGAAACTCTCCCAG AAGAGACGACAAATACTCCACCCTTTGAGGAGAATTGGTACGATGAATACGACGAATACGGAATGA GGAAAAAGGAAGGTGAAACTGATGACAAATGGATGGAGAAGGAAAGAGAGCGAGCACGAAAAGAAAgggagagagaagagagag AGAGAGCACAGAAactgaaggaggccgaggagcgAGCCAGGAACAGACCACGTGTCTTCAAAGAACCAAAGA AATGTCCTCCCCTGGGGATGGAGTCCCATCGGATTGAGCCAGACCAGCTTTCCGCCTCCTCGACGTCTCAGTATGATTTTGCACCGCAGAGGGCACGCCTCAACATGCAG GGCTCAGATGATGAATATAACTCTCGAGGCGGAGCATGGTGCGCAAACTCAGAAGACAAAGTCCACTGGTTCGAGATTGACGCTCGGATTGATACTGAGTTCACAGGAGTCATAACTCAGGGTCGAGACTCGCAGAATGA GAGTGACTTTGTGACATCATACTTCCTGGCTTTCAGCAATGACAGCAGAGATTGGACACCCATCCATGATGGATATGCTGACTGG ctcttttttggaaatagtgATAAAGACACTCCAGTCTTAAACCAGCTGGCGGAGCCTGTAGTGGCCCGCTACATTCGAATCATCCCTCAAAGCTGGAATGGCACACTGTGTATGAGACTGGAGATTCTGGGCTGCCCAGTGCCTG ACCCAGATACTGCCCAGTACAGGCAAAATGAAGTGACTCCAGTAGATTATCTGAAGTTTAAGCATCACAGCTACTCAGAAATGGTTTCA CTTATGAAGTCAGTGAATGATGAGTGCCCCCAAATTACCAACATCTACAGCCTGGGCCGTAGCTCCAAGGGACTGGACATCATGGCCATGGTGATCTCAGGCAATCCAACGGAGCATGAAATAG GAGAGCCGGAGATACGCTACACAGCAGGTCTCCATGGTAACGAGGCAGTGGGCCGGGAAATGATCCTGCTTCTCATGCAATACTTGTGCAAGGAATACAGAGACCGAAACCCCCGAGCTCAACGGCTCGTGGACGGGATACGCATTCACTTGGTGCCCTCACTCAACCCCGACGGACATGAAGAAGCTTTTCAAGCA GGCTCAGAGCTGAGTGGATGGACCACCGGCCACTTTACCAATGATGGCTTTGACATTTTCCAGAACTTTCCAGATCTAAACAGCATTCTGTGGGATGCAGAAGAAAGAGGCATGGTGCCCAAACTATTTCCCAACCACCACGTTGCCATACCCGACAACCTTCTACAAAACAGCACG ATTGCTGTTGAAACCAGGGCCATCATCTCTTGGATGGAGAGCCACCCATTTGTGTTGGGGGCAAACTTTCAGGGTGGTGAGTCATTTGTGGCCTACCCATACGACAGCTTATATACCAAAAAGCCTGCTGAGGACGTGCCCCACAGCCGCAAGAAGAGACA gtATGAAGAAGAGGGCTTTGATGTGACCGAGTGGGGACACGGATACCGGGAGGAGCCAGATCAAGACCGGGGAAATGGAGGCTATCCAGATCATGAGTGGAGAGGGCATGGCTATGACCAAGGTCATGGCTACGACCAGGGACACGGTTATGACCACGGGTACGGTCAAGGCTATGACCACAACCAAGGTTATCATGGCCAAGGATATGACCATGGCGAAGGCTATGACCATGGCTACGATCCCAGCTACCACCATGGTTACGACCacagggaggaggaggatgacagGGAGAGAAGTGGCGGCTACCATTATGCAGAGTCTGGGGAAGATCTGCGAGAGATCGCGGATGAATCCCTCTTTAGGTGGTTAGCCGTGTCCTACTCATCCACACATCTGACTATGACACGGAATTATCATGGGTCCTGCCACGGGGACGTCACCGCAGGGGTGCACGGGATCATCAATCGAGCCAAATGGAAGCCGATCACAGGAA GCATGAATGACTTTAGCTATCTGCACACCAACTGCTTGGAGCTGTCCATTTTCCTGGGCTGTGATAAGTTCCCTCATGAGAGCGAGCTGCAGCGAGAGTGGGAGAAGAACCGAGAGGCCATGCTCATCTTCATGGAGCAG GTTCATCGTGGCATTCGAGGTATAGTGAAGGATGAGCAGGGCAACCCACTTGCAAACGCCACCGTGTCTGTAGACGGGATCAACCACGACATCACCACAA CTTCAACCGGAGATTATTGGCGGCTGCTAAATCCTGGCGAGTACCGTGTAACGGCCAAAGCTGAGGGCTTCTCCTCCTTGACCAAACTTTGTGTGGTGGGATACCAGTCAGGAGCGACCACATGCAGCTTCAACTTGGTCAAGTCCAACTGGGACCGAATCAAACAG ATTTTGGCTCTCAATGGCAACAAGCCAATCCGCCTGGTCAGCCATGGCAACACTATCGTCCAGCCCCCTGTTATCAACAGCAATGGCCGTGTGGTTAATGGCAATGTTGGGGTCTTACAAAATTCCCGACTCAGCAAGGAACAGTTGAGGAGAGTCAGAATAGCTCGTATTAGACGCCTCCGGCAGCAGAGGTTAATGCGGTTGCAATCGACGACGACGACAACCACTACCCTGCCACCAACAACTACCACAATTCCCACAACGCTTGGGACCACCACACCCTGGTACGACTCATGGTTAATAGAGGAGGGACAATCATCGACACCCGGTGCCTTCACTGACTCCCTGGACTACAATTATGAGTACAAGATTGATGCTTATTAA
- the aebp1b gene encoding inactive carboxypeptidase-like protein X2 isoform X2 — protein sequence MKSQTVLLSAALLALCCLLTPRQGESAGGIVSLMHPEGDKQEGDLLQDEPQNSEGQVESISSEATVEAGNFGRVRRAPQEGKKKKKDKKKNKEPKDPNATKKPKEKKGRKKDRQTTTTTLPPTTTAIPTEPPTEPEPYTDYAYPDIDNDYWKPEDDYWEADPTPSRPASEVTDFPYDYWKPEEEDPEAPVTEDDFDWEPVKKDPPAPVTEDDFDWEPVKKDPPAPVTEDDFDWEPVKKDPPPPVTDTDKEYWKQEEKVPSPPVTDPEEEYWKPEEKDPSPPVTDPEEEYWKPEEKEPPVTGTDEDYWKPDENDPSPTETDDYEIFWKEVDPTPAGPKVDEKTRTDDIDYWDSTFAVPEKAPLPDGEEVSPEIKVETLPEETTNTPPFEENWYDEYDEYGMRKKEGETDDKWMEKERERARKEREREERERAQKLKEAEERARNRPRVFKEPKKCPPLGMESHRIEPDQLSASSTSQYDFAPQRARLNMQGSDDEYNSRGGAWCANSEDKVHWFEIDARIDTEFTGVITQGRDSQNESDFVTSYFLAFSNDSRDWTPIHDGYADWLFFGNSDKDTPVLNQLAEPVVARYIRIIPQSWNGTLCMRLEILGCPVPDPDTAQYRQNEVTPVDYLKFKHHSYSEMVSLMKSVNDECPQITNIYSLGRSSKGLDIMAMVISGNPTEHEIGEPEIRYTAGLHGNEAVGREMILLLMQYLCKEYRDRNPRAQRLVDGIRIHLVPSLNPDGHEEAFQAGSELSGWTTGHFTNDGFDIFQNFPDLNSILWDAEERGMVPKLFPNHHVAIPDNLLQNSTIAVETRAIISWMESHPFVLGANFQGGESFVAYPYDSLYTKKPAEDVPHSRKKRQYEEEGFDVTEWGHGYREEPDQDRGNGGYPDHEWRGHGYDQGHGYDQGHGYDHGYGQGYDHNQGYHGQGYDHGEGYDHGYDPSYHHGYDHREEEDDRERSGGYHYAESGEDLREIADESLFRWLAVSYSSTHLTMTRNYHGSCHGDVTAGVHGIINRAKWKPITGSMNDFSYLHTNCLELSIFLGCDKFPHESELQREWEKNREAMLIFMEQVHRGIRGIVKDEQGNPLANATVSVDGINHDITTTSTGDYWRLLNPGEYRVTAKAEGFSSLTKLCVVGYQSGATTCSFNLVKSNWDRIKQILALNGNKPIRLVSHGNTIVQPPVINSNGRVVNGNVGVLQNSRLSKEQLRRVRIARIRRLRQQRLMRLQSTTTTTTTLPPTTTTIPTTLGTTTPWYDSWLIEEGQSSTPGAFTDSLDYNYEYKIDAY from the exons ATGAAAAGCCAGACTGTGCTCCTGTCTGCGGCGCTGCTGGCCCTCTGTTGCCTGCTGACCCCCAGACAAGGGGAGAGCGCTGGGGGGATTGTGTCCCTGATGCACCCTGAAGGAGACAAGCAAGAAGGGGATCTTCTTCAGGATGAGCCTCAAAATAGTGAAGGGCAAGTGGAGAGCATCAGCAGCGAGGCCACAGTAGAGGCAG GTAATTTTGGCAGAGTGAGAAGAGCACCGCAGGAgggcaaaaagaagaaaaaggacaAGAAAAAGAACAAAGAGCCAAAAGATCCCAATGCCACCAAGAAACCCAAAGAGAAGAAAGGGAGGAAGAAGGAcagacaaacaacaacaacaacgcttCCACCCACCACAACAG CTATCCCAACAGAACCGCCCACAGAACCTGAGCCTTACACCGACTACGCCTACCCTGACATTG ACAATGACTACTGGAAGCCAGAAGATGACTACTGGGAGGCTGATCCCACTCCATCCAGGCCAGCCTCGGAGGTCACCGATTTTCCATACGATTACTGGAAACCAGAAGAGGAAGATCCAGAGGCTCCAGTGACAGAGGATGATTTTGACTGGGAACCAGTGAAGAAAGACCCGCCTGCTCCAGTGACAGAGGATGATTTTGACTGGGAACCAGTGAAGAAAGACCCGCCTGCTCCAGTGACAGAGGATGATTTTGACTGGGAACCAGTGAAGAAAGACCCGCCTCCCCCAGTGACAGACACAGACAAAGAATACTGGAAACAAGAAGAAAAAGTCCCCTCCCCACCAGTGACGGACCCAGAAGAAGAATATTGGAAACCAGAAGAGAAAGACCCCTCTCCACCAGTGACGGACCCTGAAGAAGAATACTGGAAACCAGAAGAGAAAGAACCTCCAGTAACGGGCACAGATGAAGACTACTGGAAACCAGATGAAAACGATCCATCTCCGACTGAGACCGATGACTATGAAATCTTCTGGAAAGAGGTGGACCCAACACCCGCCGGCCCAAAGGTGGATGAGAAGACTAGGACAGATGACATTGATTACTGGGATTCCACAT TCGCGGTGCCAGAAAAAGCTCCACTCCCAGATGGTGAAGAAGTCAGCCCCGAGATCAAAGTCGAAACTCTCCCAG AAGAGACGACAAATACTCCACCCTTTGAGGAGAATTGGTACGATGAATACGACGAATACGGAATGA GGAAAAAGGAAGGTGAAACTGATGACAAATGGATGGAGAAGGAAAGAGAGCGAGCACGAAAAGAAAgggagagagaagagagag AGAGAGCACAGAAactgaaggaggccgaggagcgAGCCAGGAACAGACCACGTGTCTTCAAAGAACCAAAGA AATGTCCTCCCCTGGGGATGGAGTCCCATCGGATTGAGCCAGACCAGCTTTCCGCCTCCTCGACGTCTCAGTATGATTTTGCACCGCAGAGGGCACGCCTCAACATGCAG GGCTCAGATGATGAATATAACTCTCGAGGCGGAGCATGGTGCGCAAACTCAGAAGACAAAGTCCACTGGTTCGAGATTGACGCTCGGATTGATACTGAGTTCACAGGAGTCATAACTCAGGGTCGAGACTCGCAGAATGA GAGTGACTTTGTGACATCATACTTCCTGGCTTTCAGCAATGACAGCAGAGATTGGACACCCATCCATGATGGATATGCTGACTGG ctcttttttggaaatagtgATAAAGACACTCCAGTCTTAAACCAGCTGGCGGAGCCTGTAGTGGCCCGCTACATTCGAATCATCCCTCAAAGCTGGAATGGCACACTGTGTATGAGACTGGAGATTCTGGGCTGCCCAGTGCCTG ACCCAGATACTGCCCAGTACAGGCAAAATGAAGTGACTCCAGTAGATTATCTGAAGTTTAAGCATCACAGCTACTCAGAAATGGTTTCA CTTATGAAGTCAGTGAATGATGAGTGCCCCCAAATTACCAACATCTACAGCCTGGGCCGTAGCTCCAAGGGACTGGACATCATGGCCATGGTGATCTCAGGCAATCCAACGGAGCATGAAATAG GAGAGCCGGAGATACGCTACACAGCAGGTCTCCATGGTAACGAGGCAGTGGGCCGGGAAATGATCCTGCTTCTCATGCAATACTTGTGCAAGGAATACAGAGACCGAAACCCCCGAGCTCAACGGCTCGTGGACGGGATACGCATTCACTTGGTGCCCTCACTCAACCCCGACGGACATGAAGAAGCTTTTCAAGCA GGCTCAGAGCTGAGTGGATGGACCACCGGCCACTTTACCAATGATGGCTTTGACATTTTCCAGAACTTTCCAGATCTAAACAGCATTCTGTGGGATGCAGAAGAAAGAGGCATGGTGCCCAAACTATTTCCCAACCACCACGTTGCCATACCCGACAACCTTCTACAAAACAGCACG ATTGCTGTTGAAACCAGGGCCATCATCTCTTGGATGGAGAGCCACCCATTTGTGTTGGGGGCAAACTTTCAGGGTGGTGAGTCATTTGTGGCCTACCCATACGACAGCTTATATACCAAAAAGCCTGCTGAGGACGTGCCCCACAGCCGCAAGAAGAGACA gtATGAAGAAGAGGGCTTTGATGTGACCGAGTGGGGACACGGATACCGGGAGGAGCCAGATCAAGACCGGGGAAATGGAGGCTATCCAGATCATGAGTGGAGAGGGCATGGCTATGACCAAGGTCATGGCTACGACCAGGGACACGGTTATGACCACGGGTACGGTCAAGGCTATGACCACAACCAAGGTTATCATGGCCAAGGATATGACCATGGCGAAGGCTATGACCATGGCTACGATCCCAGCTACCACCATGGTTACGACCacagggaggaggaggatgacagGGAGAGAAGTGGCGGCTACCATTATGCAGAGTCTGGGGAAGATCTGCGAGAGATCGCGGATGAATCCCTCTTTAGGTGGTTAGCCGTGTCCTACTCATCCACACATCTGACTATGACACGGAATTATCATGGGTCCTGCCACGGGGACGTCACCGCAGGGGTGCACGGGATCATCAATCGAGCCAAATGGAAGCCGATCACAGGAA GCATGAATGACTTTAGCTATCTGCACACCAACTGCTTGGAGCTGTCCATTTTCCTGGGCTGTGATAAGTTCCCTCATGAGAGCGAGCTGCAGCGAGAGTGGGAGAAGAACCGAGAGGCCATGCTCATCTTCATGGAGCAG GTTCATCGTGGCATTCGAGGTATAGTGAAGGATGAGCAGGGCAACCCACTTGCAAACGCCACCGTGTCTGTAGACGGGATCAACCACGACATCACCACAA CTTCAACCGGAGATTATTGGCGGCTGCTAAATCCTGGCGAGTACCGTGTAACGGCCAAAGCTGAGGGCTTCTCCTCCTTGACCAAACTTTGTGTGGTGGGATACCAGTCAGGAGCGACCACATGCAGCTTCAACTTGGTCAAGTCCAACTGGGACCGAATCAAACAG ATTTTGGCTCTCAATGGCAACAAGCCAATCCGCCTGGTCAGCCATGGCAACACTATCGTCCAGCCCCCTGTTATCAACAGCAATGGCCGTGTGGTTAATGGCAATGTTGGGGTCTTACAAAATTCCCGACTCAGCAAGGAACAGTTGAGGAGAGTCAGAATAGCTCGTATTAGACGCCTCCGGCAGCAGAGGTTAATGCGGTTGCAATCGACGACGACGACAACCACTACCCTGCCACCAACAACTACCACAATTCCCACAACGCTTGGGACCACCACACCCTGGTACGACTCATGGTTAATAGAGGAGGGACAATCATCGACACCCGGTGCCTTCACTGACTCCCTGGACTACAATTATGAGTACAAGATTGATGCTTATTAA